In one window of Sediminispirochaeta bajacaliforniensis DSM 16054 DNA:
- a CDS encoding Rpn family recombination-promoting nuclease/putative transposase, whose amino-acid sequence MAGEHDTRYKFLFSHPIFVQRLMEAFVKERFVRKLDFDSLERVDKSFITDDFKTRESDIIWKINYTDKPLYLFLLIEFQSTVDHSMPLRFLRYITEFYQSFHQTTDSGRFPAVFPILIYNGDRRWTASFNSRDLIEQSIPEKYIPSFQYYPVIENQIPKQSLAKIKNALSAVFYAENSSPEELEAEIDIFLSIITEEKLEAVQLLVQWLNNFFASVEEQQKQPVLSRINDIVEVKSMLLTKMKEHDQMMLEQGIKQGVEQGEKQRAVITAKKMLAKGYSIQEISELTGLRQQEIQALRD is encoded by the coding sequence ATGGCAGGCGAGCACGATACACGCTATAAGTTCCTCTTCTCTCACCCTATCTTTGTTCAGCGCCTCATGGAGGCCTTTGTCAAAGAACGTTTCGTTCGTAAACTCGACTTCGATTCCCTCGAACGGGTTGACAAAAGCTTCATTACCGATGACTTCAAAACCAGGGAATCCGATATCATCTGGAAGATCAATTACACCGATAAACCCCTTTACCTCTTCCTTCTCATCGAGTTCCAGTCCACCGTCGACCACTCCATGCCGCTTAGGTTCCTTCGCTACATCACCGAGTTCTATCAAAGCTTTCATCAAACAACCGATTCCGGCCGCTTTCCTGCCGTCTTTCCCATCCTCATCTACAACGGCGACAGAAGGTGGACTGCTTCGTTTAACAGCCGGGACCTCATCGAACAGTCCATCCCGGAAAAGTACATCCCTTCTTTCCAGTACTATCCGGTTATCGAGAACCAGATTCCAAAGCAGAGCCTCGCGAAGATCAAGAACGCCCTTTCCGCGGTCTTCTATGCCGAGAACTCCTCTCCCGAAGAGCTTGAGGCTGAGATCGATATCTTCCTTTCCATTATTACCGAAGAGAAACTTGAGGCAGTCCAGCTGCTGGTTCAGTGGCTGAACAACTTCTTTGCTTCCGTCGAAGAACAACAAAAACAGCCGGTCTTGTCCCGGATCAACGACATTGTGGAGGTAAAATCCATGTTACTTACCAAAATGAAAGAGCATGACCAGATGATGCTCGAGCAGGGCATCAAACAGGGTGTCGAACAGGGCGAAAAGCAGCGGGCGGTCATTACTGCAAAAAAGATGCTGGCCAAAGGCTACTCCATTCAGGAAATATCCGAGCTTACCGGCCTCAGGCAGCAGGAGATCCAGGCATTACGGGATTGA
- a CDS encoding ATP-binding protein, which yields FQLINTRYERGSIILTSNKTFGKWGEIMADDAVATATLDRLLHHSHVVSLKGDSYRMKDRMKIGAVGF from the coding sequence TTTCCAGCTCATCAACACCCGGTATGAACGTGGATCTATCATCCTCACTTCAAATAAAACTTTTGGCAAGTGGGGTGAGATTATGGCTGATGATGCAGTCGCCACTGCAACTCTGGATAGGCTCTTGCATCATTCCCATGTGGTGAGCCTTAAAGGCGATTCGTATCGTATGAAAGACAGAATGAAGATTGGAGCCGTTGGCTTCTAA
- a CDS encoding integrase core domain-containing protein, whose product MASLFCCDFFCVDTIFHKRIFVFFIMQTRMIVHFGITAHPSMAFIRNQLSAFMFDRIDTQVLLSHDNSGELAWFDYRSLSITQVKLPPYSPNLNAFAQRFVRSAESECFNFFIPFSLRHIRSIMKAYVSYYNHRRPHQGISNAFPCGAPPTPGPVRKKPVLFGLYTDFFTAAA is encoded by the coding sequence ATGGCTTCTCTTTTTTGCTGCGACTTTTTCTGTGTCGATACCATCTTCCACAAGCGCATCTTTGTATTCTTCATCATGCAAACAAGAATGATCGTTCACTTTGGCATTACCGCTCATCCCTCCATGGCATTCATCCGTAACCAGCTCTCTGCCTTCATGTTCGACAGAATCGATACGCAGGTTCTTCTCAGCCACGATAACTCCGGCGAGCTCGCATGGTTTGACTACCGCTCCCTCTCCATCACTCAGGTAAAACTTCCTCCATACTCGCCAAACCTGAATGCCTTTGCCCAACGCTTCGTTCGATCGGCAGAAAGCGAATGCTTTAACTTCTTCATACCCTTCTCACTCCGCCACATCAGGTCCATCATGAAAGCATATGTTTCATACTACAACCACAGGCGGCCCCACCAGGGCATTTCAAATGCATTTCCATGCGGTGCGCCCCCTACTCCCGGGCCGGTGAGAAAAAAGCCCGTACTCTTCGGCCTCTATACTGATTTCTTCACGGCCGCCGCTTAG